The following are from one region of the Heterodontus francisci isolate sHetFra1 chromosome 34, sHetFra1.hap1, whole genome shotgun sequence genome:
- the LOC137349212 gene encoding zinc finger protein 229-like, translating into MSHQHVHTDERPFRCSHCGTGFRRSSDLTVHQRTHTGERPFTCSECEKGFTQLSHLLKHQRVHTGERPFTCCMCKNRFADSSTLLIHQRVHTGERPFTCSECGKGFTQSSNLLKHQRVHTGERPFTCSECGKGFTNSYNLLTHQLVHTGEWPFTCSECGKGFNTSSSLLTHQRVHAGDWRFTCSECGKGFTHSSDLLRHQRVHTKERPFTCSECGKAFTHSFTLLRHQRVHTGERPFTCSECGKGFTTSSNLLTHQQVHIGERPFSCSECGKGFKTSSNLLSHQRVHTGERPFICSECGKAFKTSSILLKHQRVHTEERPFACSECGKAFKTLSTLRRHQRVHTGERPFTCSECGKGFKTSSILLKHQRVHTGERPYTCSVCGKGFTCSSNHQKHQRVHTVERPFTCS; encoded by the coding sequence atgtcccatcaacatgttcacactgacgagagaccgttcAGGTGTTCTCACTGCGGAACTGGGTTCAGACGATCATCtgatctcactgtacaccagcgtacTCACACTggcgagaggccattcacctgctccgagtgtgagaagggattcactcagttatcccacctgctgaaacaccagcgagttcacactggggagaggccgttcacctgctgcaTGTGTAAGAACAGATTTGCTGATTCATCCAccttgctgatacaccagcgagttcacactggggagaggccgttcacctgctcagagtgtggaaagggattcactcagtcatctaacctgctgaaacaccagcgagttcacactggggagaggccattcacctgctcagagtgtgggaagggattcactaattcATACAACTTGCTGACACACCAGCTAGTTCACACTGGGGAGTGGCCATTCACCTGttctgagtgtgggaaaggattcaataCTTCGTcctccctgctgacacaccagcgggttcacgCTGGGGACTGgcgattcacctgctctgagtgcgggaagggatttactcactcatccgacctgctgaggcaccagcgagttcacactaaggagaggccgttcacctgctcagagtgtgggaaggcattcactcactcattcaccctgctgagacaccaacgcgttcacactggggagaggccgttcacctgctcagagtgtgggaagggattcacgacttcatccaacctgctgacacaccagcaagttcacattggggagaggccgttctcctgctcagagtgtgggaagggattcaaaacttcatccaacctgctgtcgcaccagcgagttcacactggggagaggccattcatatgctcagagtgtgggaaggcatTCAAAACTTCATCCATACTGCTGAaacaccagagagttcacactgaggagaggccattcgcctgctcagagtgtgggaaggcatTCAAAACTTTATCTACCCTGCGGAgacaccagagagttcacactggggagaggccattcacctgctcagagtgtgggaaaggattcaaaaCTTCATCCATACTGCTGAaacaccagagagttcacactggggagaggccgtacacttgctccgtgtgtgggaagggatttacttgtTCATCCAACCATCAGAaacaccagagagttcacactgtggagaggccgttcacctgctcctaa